The following nucleotide sequence is from Candidatus Zixiibacteriota bacterium.
ACTTGGAAGGCGCAGGACGCACTGCGACGCGGCGACACCGGCCAAGCCGAATCCTTCGTGGCCGATGCCGTTTCGCGCCTGCGCCGTGATGGAAACTGGGATGCCTTGTGGCGGGCGTTGGGCGTCGCCGGAGAAATCGCTCACGCGCGGACCGACTACGAGCCGGCGGTTACGGCATTCGACGAGGCGCTGCGCATCCTGCAGGCGATCGGACGGACAATTGATGACGAAGCCGGTCGCGACAGCTACGGGCGGCATCCGATGGCGGTGTCGCTGACTCGCTCCCGCGAGCGGATCATGGAATTGGTGGGTTGATGGATGGGGACAAAAAAGGAGCGGCCGCCGCTGTAACGACGGCCGCTGGTGACGGAAGGAAGTTGATCAACCGCCGCCGACGCTGATTCCGATCGGGGCCAGCTTGTCCTCCAGGACCTCAACTTCCAAGGTGTAGACCTCCATCAACTCACCTCCCTTCTTCTTGGGGTTTCAGGTGGTTGACTGAGCCGGACACCCGCCGACTCATATCTGCACGACATCAATCATCTATCTCGATGAATCCTCCCGACTTGGTCCTGTTTCGTTCTGACTCCAAACATGCACAACCGCTGCATGTTAACGCAGCGGGAATTGATTGACCTCCAACGTCCAAGCACTGCAAGATAGGAAATAGATCGCCGCAGGCAGGACCCGTCGGCGGGACAAGTAAGCGAGATTCCACCTTCGGATTCCGAATAAACATATGTCGCGCTGGCCGATACGTCAAGCGTCGATAGCGATTCATTAAACGCGCGGGACCAGCAAGCACAATATGGACACAGGATGTGGTATAACGTTGCCAGGCAAGCACTACCGGACGTGTAAACTACATCGCGGCGTAACGATCTTGAGGAGCTACCACCACGACCAGAATTCGACCCGGATGAAGTGCATCAAACGCCGGGCGACCAACGAGAGGATGGGCCGCTTACCACACGCGACTTTTGCATATCCGGTCATGCCAGGTTGAAGAAGACGCGCAGCGTTATCGAGTTCAGTCGTGACCAGAAACTCGCGTTGTGAACTGGCGGTATCGGCGCGGCTGGCGATGGTGATGACGCGGCCATGAAACGTGTCGCGCGGTCGCGAACGCACCTTCAACGACACTGGTGCATCGTGTCCCACATCGGCGATGTCGTCCTGATCGACATACAATCGCAGCCGGACCGGATCGAGATCGGCCACTTCGACGAGGGTGCGATCATGCTCGACGCGTGTGACGATTCCCTCGATCGGTGACAGGATCGTTGAGGACGCGATCTGGATCTGCAGAAATTCGACCTCGGCATCAAGCGCGGCAATCTGCGCTTCCTTGACCGCCAGCTCCTCCGCCTTGGGTCCGGCGATCAGGAGGTCCAACTCGCTCTGCTTGGCATCACGCGCCGACCCGGCCATTTCCCGCTCGGTGCGGCGCGCGTCGAATTGCTCCTGCGCGATCAGTTGCCGGTCCAACAGACGCTGCCCACGATCCAGTTCCGCCTGCTTGTTGCCGACCTGTGCTTCCAGCTCGGAGAGTTCGGCGCGCAACTGAAGGATCCTGTCTTTCTGTGGTCCGGATACAAGAACACTGCGCTCGGCGATGATGCGATCGCGTTCCGCGGTCTTCTGCATCAGCAGCGCACGGTACCGATTAGAGGAGATCACCAGCAGCGTGTCGCCGCGCGCGATCGGTTGATTCGGCGCGGCCCGCAGCTCGTAGGCGATGACCGAGAAATCGGCGGCGTTCGCCTGCACGACGGAACGCTCGCGGCGCTCCTGCGGGTGGCTGATAAATAATTCGGTCTCAATGGTTCCGCTCGCCGAGTTGCTCACCGTGTACCGCGCGCTCGCCTCGACCTCGCAATGCGATCCGACACGCCGTTCCAGCTTGATCACAAACGACAGAGCAACGACAAGGATGATCGTGCCCCAGACGACAATCGGCTTAGCGAGACTCGTCGGGGCTTGTGCGTCTTCGGCACCATCCCCTGACGACTCCGCACGTGTGTCGGACTTGGCGGAGCCCGATGTCATGGCAAGCGCCATCACCGAGGCAAACAGCAGGAGCACTCCCGCCAAACCCCAGTGGCCGTGGAGGAAGCGCACGGCGTGATACCCCAGCCAGCCGACCAGAGCGCCCGTGTACAGCGCCGAAGCGATGCCATAGATTCGATACGCCAACCGATGGCGTGTCTCGTCCGTCGACAGCGTGCGCGCCCGGCCCCAGAGCCAGGAGTGAATCACGCCGCGCCAGTAGGCAAACGACTTATCGCGGAGATTGGGAATGCCGAGCGCATCCACCAATAGATAGTAACCATCCAGCTTGATCAGCGGATTGAGATTGAAGAGAAACAGTAACAGCGAGATCGCCGGGATCACCCACAGGAAATCCGAGAGCCAATTCCCCGGTTCGACAACCCGCCACATGAAGACCGCCACGGCCGTCAAAAGCCCCTGAAAAAACAGCCCCGCCAGCCCGACATAGACACGCGGACGGCGCCCACTCAACAAGTAACTGTCGGAGATGTTGCTGTAGAATGACGGCTGGAAATAGAGTAGCAGGAATCCCATCTCATGGATGCTGCCGCCATAGTATTTCAACGTCAGCGCGTGTCCGAATTCGTGCACGATGGCAATGACGAAAATGGCGGCGAGCACGAGTGGAATCGAGGTCAAACGCCAGATATCGGCGAGGTTCGATTGCCACAGCGACTGCTGCGATGACGCAATGGCGGTAGCACCGGCCATCAACAACAGCACGATGACGACCGATCCCGGCGCGAAAAGGAAACGCAAACGCCTGACCCATCGTGACAGAGCGGCGTCGGGATCAAACGCTTTGATCGGTATCATCCAGAGCGATCGCCGCCGAATATGGATCGGGTTGTTGCGATAACGTTCCAGTGCCGGTCCCTCGAAAAACAACAGCCGCTCCATCCGCTCGAAGAACTGGTGCGCGACTTCCAGCCGCAGCTTGATACCGAATCGTTCCTCGGTGAGTCTCGCCGCCTCGGCGATTGAGGTGCCCCCATCGGCGCGCGTGAGCATGTAGTGCTCAGGAGCGCGCAGGCGAAAGAAGCGCCCGGTCAGTGGGTCCTTGACCACATAGAGGGTGCGCGCACCGTCGGATTCGGCGTGCACGATCAAATCTGAGCGAAGTCTCAGAAGGCGCTCACTCATGTGAATGTCTCCCCGCCAGCGAGAGAGTAACGCGCCCGCCGTTGCAACGGCAAGACGTTTTGTTGTTGCGCGATGCGTCTAAGTCGCGAACGGAACGAATTGCACCGTGCCGCCGCGACGCGGTGCGTCCTGATCGGGCGGCAGCACGGCGTAGCCGTCGGCATCGGTCATCGACTTCAGATCGGAGGAGCGCTGCGAACGGGTCGGCCGCAATCGCCACTGACCGTCCCGTTGCTCGGCGATGACCCGGGGAAATTCCCAGTGACGGCTCTTGTGAGTGAAGTCGCACTCCGCAATTGCGGGAATCGTCATTGGATCGAGTTGTCGACGTCCCGCCATCCTGGAGAGCGCCGGTCGCACGAGAAAATCGAAGACGACCATGCACGAGACCGGATTGCCGGGCAAGCCGAAATACGGGACGCCGCGAACCGTGCCGAATGCCTGCGGACGACCGGGTTTCATGGGAATGCGATACAGATCGACGCCGCCGATCTCCCGAAACAACAGCTTGACGACATCGAAGTCGCCCGCCGAGACACCTCCGGTCGTCACGATGAAATCGCACGCGCGCGCCAATGCAGTCAGCCGTTTTTGCAGAAGACGCGTGTCGTCACGGCAACGCCCCGCATCGTCTGGGATGCACCCCGCCGATTCGACCTGCGCCAACAGCGCATAACGATTCGAATCGGGAATGTGTCCGAATGCACGCTTCCTTCCGACTTCGCCGAGTTCGTCACCGGTCGAAAGCACGCCGACTTTCGGCCGTCGATGAACTTTGACTCTGGTCTGATCCAGCAACGCCAGCATCGCGACCTCCGCGGGTCCCAACATCGACCCTTGCTGCAGGATTCTCTCGCCTTTGCGAAAGTCGCTGCCGCGCTGGCGCACATCGTTGCCCGGTGCCACCGAGCGGCCGATCGACGCCATACCGTTCCGTTCATGGACCAACTCGACGCGTACGACCGCGTCGGCACCCGATGGCAAGGGTGCACCGGTCATGATGCGGAGCGTGGTATGTGGCTGTAGCCCGACTCTGCTTGAGTGTCCCGCGCCGATCGTGCCGACGATAGCGAGCGCGACGGGTCGCCTGCTTGACGCACTCTCAGTATCGACGGATCGCAGTGCGAATCCGTCCATGGCCGATCTGTCGAATGGCGGCTGCGGGCCCGGCGCACGCACATCGATCGCCAGCACCCGTCCCCGCGCCTTCGAAATCGGTATGGACTCGGCGGGTAGCGGCGACACCGAGCGCAGCACGCGGCGTCGCAACGCCTCCAGCGAGGTCCTTCTGATGCGTGACTGGAAAGTGGAACCTTTCTTATTCATCGGCCATGAGCACAGAGACGCGTTTCAAATCATCGGGTGTATTGACATTGATCAGCGAACGGCGCTGCGGATCAACCGCTCCATACTCTGGTCCAGTGATGATCCGCGATCTCACACGCTCGAACAGTTTGTGCGTTCGGATTTCCCCTGAGTCGATCATCGTGCGCGCGACCGGCGCGCAATCGGCGTGATAATACGCCACGAGGGGCTCAAGGTGCGTGGCGGATTGTCCGCAGACCGCCTGAAATCCATCCGCTGAATCGAGCAACAATCTCAGAAACTCCAATGTGACCATCGGATAATCGACTGCGAGCACAAGATGGTGCGCGCATCCGGATTTCTCCAGCCCCGTGACGATTCCGCCCAGCGGCCCGAGCCCGGGAGGGTCATCGTCGATCCGCCGAGTTGCCGAGCCGGTACCGGGCACGTTGACGTTTCCCACCAACAGGACGCATCCGACCAGCGGCGAGAGCGTATTCGCAGCGATCTGCCATAGCGGGCGGCCGCCCAGCTCGAGCAGCGCCTTGTCGCGTCCCATCCGCTCCGACCGGCCCCCGATCAGCACCAACCCGGCGATTTCTTCCATGCGCCTCGTCATGACCGAATCGTCGGATGAAATGTCGGTCCCATAGGCGCCATGTCTTCGACCAGGCAGCGATTGTAAAACGCCGTGATCGCGCCGCGCGTGACGATGCCGACAATCCGACCCTCGTCTTGGCGATCCACGACCGGCACCGCGCCGACTTCATCGGGACGAAACAGATCCCATGCCTCGGTCAAATGGTGATCGGGGTACAGCTTGTATCGGACTGGCCGCATGATGTCGGAGGCAATGACCAGCGTGTCGATCTCCGGCTTGGCCAGCACGACGCGCAGGTCCTGGAACCCTACAACGCCGACGAGCCGTCCCTGGTCGTCGACGACCATGAAATCCGACTGGCCGCTGGATTCCAATTCTCGCAGAATCTCCGGCACGCGCATGGTTTGTAGGATCGTTGCAAAATCCTTCTGCATGACCTCCGAAACATGGTGCCTCGCCAGCACATTGATATCGCGTCCCTGACGCAGGACGATCCCGCGCCGCAGCAGTTTGAGCGTGTAGATCGATTCGGGGGCCATGCGCATCGCGATCATGGTCGCCACCACGGTGGCCACCATTAACGGCAGGATGATTTGATAATCGCGCGTCATCTCGAAGATGATCATCAACGCGGTCATCGGCGCGTGCGTGGCGGCCGCTACGACCGCCCCCATGCCCACGGCGGCATACGCCCCCGGCGTCGCGGTGACTGCCGGAAACCAGCCGTGGACCAATTGCCCGAAGCCGCCGCCGAGGCATGTCCCCATAAACAGCGATGGGGCGAAGATACCGCCCGAGTTCCCGGATCCGAGGGTCAGGGTCGTGGCAATCATTTTGGCAACAACCAACACAGCCAGAAGCCAAAGCACGCCCTCGCCCGCCAGCACCTGTGTTATCGTCTGATAACCATCGGCGAAGACTTGCGGGAACGACAGCCCCAGCAGTCCAAGCAGCAGCCCGCCGGCGGCCGGCTTGAGGACTCCTGGTATGGGCAGTTTTTCGAAGAGGTCCTCTCCTTTGTAGAGTATCCTGACAAATGCCCGGGCGGTGAATGCCGCCAGCACGCCCAAAAGCGCGTACAGCGGAATCTCCCAGGCCGAAACGAGCGCGTATTTCGGCATCGAGAAGGCCGGGTTGTTGCCCAGCAACGCGTGCGAGACGACCGAGGACACCACCGAGGCGATGATCACCGGGGCGAATGCGCCGATGCCGAAGTCGCCCAGAATGACCTCCAGCGAAAACAGCACGCCCGCGATCGGCGCGTTGAACACCGACGCGATCCCGCCGGCCGCGCCGCAGCCAACGAGGATCTTCACCAAGTCCGCCGACATCCGGAACCGCTGGCCGATCATCGACCCGATCGCCGACCCGATCTGGACGATGGGACCTTCGCGTCCCGCCGATCCTCCCGAGCCGATGCAGATTGCCGACGCGACCCCCTTGGCGGCGGCGACCCGCGGACGGATCAGCCCGCCGCGCCGTGCGACCGCATCCATGACTTCAGGAACACCGTGGCCGCGCGCTTCACGGGCGAAGTAGTACACAATCGGACCGACCAATAGCCCGCCGACCAACGGTACGATCGGGACCCAGAAGCGCCAGTCGAAAGGGACCGTCTTTGTGAGCAGCTCGCGGCTGTAGCCGAAGAAAAACTCGCGCGAGGTCTCCACCAGCCAGATGAAGATCGAAGCGCCCACTCCGGTCATCAGACCGACCAGCACCGCCAAGGCGATCAGGGCCGTTGGTCCGGTCGGACGCCACCAGTGCCGCGACCAGGGCAACAGCCATTTGGGATCGACCGGCAGCTTGTCGGAGATGGAAAAGTTCAACGGTCGGCCTCGCGCAGGTATGACACGCCGGGCTCCCAATCTAATCCCGACGATGGGCGCTACAAGCCGGTTTTTGAACTATGAGTGTGACTGTTGTGCGATCAACGCAGGAGACGGGGCTTCCCGTTCGCTGAGGGTTCTGACCTGGCCGGCGAATTCGCGGATTTCGGCGATGTCCAGCGCCTCGGTGAGCACGAGCTTTTTGTCTTCGCTATCAGGTGTCACGTTCTTGAGGATTCCCCACGGAGCAAAGATGCCAGAGCGTCCCTGCAAGCGACCCCCGAAAATCGTGCCGATGCCGCAGGTCTTGACCACGTACGCCGATGCGCGCCGTGCGCCGGCCACGAAGATTTCCTGATCACGCTTCTGCTTGGCAAAGACCGTGTCCCCCGTCCGATACGGCGAGACCGTCGGCGCGAAGATCATGTCGGCGCCCATCTCGGCCATGGCGGCAAACGAGTCGCCGGTCAGCACATCGGCACAGATAAGCACGCCGATTCGCAGACCGCGCACATCAAACGTCTTGTACTCGTCGCCGGGGATGATCCCGCGCCGCTTCTCGTGATCGGTCGGATTCATCTTCTGATAGAATCCCACCGGCTCGCCACTGTCGAATACCGTCGCGATGTTGGCGAATCCGCCTTCGGCCGGGTGCGCGATCGTGCCGCCGATCAGCACACATTGCAAATCGCGCGATACTTGGGAATAGAAGTCGAGCTGTTGCCGGATGGAGTCGGTCCCGTCGCGATGGCTCTCCGCGTCGCGACGGACCGCGAAGTACTCCGGAAGGCAGATGAAGTCCGGCTTGCGGCGAAATAGGTACAGCAAATCCTCGAGTCCGAGCGGGACTCCGACTGGGAACTGCAAGGCGGCGACTGAAACGACCATGGATGTCTCTGTCGACGGTGAGGTCTCTTCCTTACACGTTGGAGCACTTCGCGAGTTTCACGGGCCCCAGAGATATACGATGGCGGCTTGACGCGGTGTGAAGATTCTGCGAGAGAATGAGTTGTAGAGTGACCAGCGGACTTCGGATTTGCAGGGACGGCTCAGCCCACCGATCCCGCAAATGATGGGCGGAGGCCCGAATACGGGACCTGCGACCCACCCTACGATACAATCGTCTCGCAGACCAAATCCCCGATCTGCGAAGTCGAGAGCCCTGAATCGGCGCCCAGCGAGGGAATCTTGCGGGTGACGAGCAATTGCTCGATCGCATGCTCGATCTTTTGCGCCGCCTTCGCCTCACCCAGATAATCGAGCATCATGGCGCCCGCGGCGATTGCGCCCAGTGGGTTCGCCACGTTTTTGCCTTTGTACCTGGGCGCGGAGCCGTGGATCGGCTCGAACATCGAGATTTGTCCGGGATGAATGTTGCCCGATGCGGCGATTCCCATGCCACCCTGCACCATCGCTCCTAAATCGGTGAGGATGTCGCCGAAGATATTGGAGACCACCACCACGTCGAACCACTCCGGATTTTTGATCATCCACATGCAGGCAGCGTCGATGTAGGCGTGGTCCTGTTCGATGTCGGGGTATTCCGCGCCGACCTCGGCGAATGTCCGGGTCCAGATGTCCATGGCGCGGATGGCATTGGCCTTGTCCACCAACGTGACTTTTTTCTGCTTGGCGCGTTTGCGCGCGGTCTCGAAGGCATAGCGGATCACCCGCTCACATCCCTTGCGCGTGAAGATCATCTCGGCGACCGCGACCTCGTCGGGCGTGCCTCGCTTGAGAATGCCGCCCAGTCCGGCATAGAGATCCTCGGTGTTTTCACGCACGACGACGATGTCGACGTCGGCGGGTGTTTTGCCTTTGATGGGGCAGAGATGCTCGGCATAGAGCTTGATCGGCCGCAGGTTGACATACAAGTCGTAACCAAAGCGCATCCCCATGATAATCGGCCGCTCGACCAGCCCCGGTTCGACCCGCGGATCGCCGATCGCGCCGAGCAGGACCGCGTCCTTGGTCGTGCGGATGCGTTCGCGGAGATCGTCGGGGAAGAGCTCGCCGGTCGCGAGGTAATGATCGGTCCCGTGCGGGAATTCCTCAAACTCGACAGCGAACCCTCCGGCCTTCGCAACCGCACGAACGACCTTGACTGCCTCGGCGGTGACTTCGGGGCCGATGCCGTCTCCACCTATGACAGCAATGCGGTGAGGTATGGGGATCATCACTCAGTGGGATGAGTGACCTTCGGAGTGATTCCGTAGGTTTCCTCAACGCATTTCATTAATGATTTCATATAGTAATTGTGAACTGCTTCGAATTCGGCCACGAAACGATCGACTACCCCCTCAGGATCGGACAGAATCAGCCTCATAATGGAGCCGCGCCTCGAATCGAGCGACCGTATTTCCACACCAAGAATCCGTTCCCTCGGGGCCATTATTTCAAAGTCCGCTCCACGGTAATTACTGTCCTCATCCACGAAGTGAATGAGTAGTCCGCTGGGTTGGTACTCAATTGTAGCCATGATCTGTCCCGTGGCCGGGAGGTCAGGGATGTCAGTGTCCAAAAGCCGGAATCTCGGTTTTGACGATTGAACAGTCATCGTGACATCCTGGCTGAGGTTAGCTCGACTTTGTGCCCCAGCGGCTCCGTGGCCCTGACGCCCTCGTCAGGGCTTGCAAAGCTCAGTATCGATCAACCGAGCAGCTTCTGCAACAATATCGATGACCAATGGAACATCTGAATGTCCTGCGCGCGACCTTGCGCTCGACCAAGTCCAATCCGTTGGTTCCGCCACCAGTCCGAGCCGCACCGGATTCCATTCAATATAGTCCATTGCATTGGCAATCGCATCCCAGTCAGTCAGGTTGCGGTCGTGTCCGCCTCCGGCTTGCCACAGTCGATGCACAACACGTTTGCCCTGCCGTGCCAGCATCAGTCGAAGACGCTGTTGCGCCGTTTCCTTCCACTCATGCACGAAATGATGTGCGACGGGGCTCTTGATGCGATTCAGGATTCTTGGGATCGAGTACACGTCGCTTCCGGGATGAACGAGGAGATGCACATGGTCGGGCATTAAGACGTACGCCCAGAGCGTGAAGTTTTCGAGACGTCTGGTCAGGTCGATTGAGTCGGCAAGATGGCGACGCACTTTGTCGTCGGTGAGGAACTGGTGTTTGTGAAAGCACGAGAAGGTCAGCAGAT
It contains:
- a CDS encoding efflux RND transporter periplasmic adaptor subunit → MSERLLRLRSDLIVHAESDGARTLYVVKDPLTGRFFRLRAPEHYMLTRADGGTSIAEAARLTEERFGIKLRLEVAHQFFERMERLLFFEGPALERYRNNPIHIRRRSLWMIPIKAFDPDAALSRWVRRLRFLFAPGSVVIVLLLMAGATAIASSQQSLWQSNLADIWRLTSIPLVLAAIFVIAIVHEFGHALTLKYYGGSIHEMGFLLLYFQPSFYSNISDSYLLSGRRPRVYVGLAGLFFQGLLTAVAVFMWRVVEPGNWLSDFLWVIPAISLLLFLFNLNPLIKLDGYYLLVDALGIPNLRDKSFAYWRGVIHSWLWGRARTLSTDETRHRLAYRIYGIASALYTGALVGWLGYHAVRFLHGHWGLAGVLLLFASVMALAMTSGSAKSDTRAESSGDGAEDAQAPTSLAKPIVVWGTIILVVALSFVIKLERRVGSHCEVEASARYTVSNSASGTIETELFISHPQERRERSVVQANAADFSVIAYELRAAPNQPIARGDTLLVISSNRYRALLMQKTAERDRIIAERSVLVSGPQKDRILQLRAELSELEAQVGNKQAELDRGQRLLDRQLIAQEQFDARRTEREMAGSARDAKQSELDLLIAGPKAEELAVKEAQIAALDAEVEFLQIQIASSTILSPIEGIVTRVEHDRTLVEVADLDPVRLRLYVDQDDIADVGHDAPVSLKVRSRPRDTFHGRVITIASRADTASSQREFLVTTELDNAARLLQPGMTGYAKVACGKRPILSLVARRLMHFIRVEFWSWW
- the glp gene encoding gephyrin-like molybdotransferase Glp, which encodes MNKKGSTFQSRIRRTSLEALRRRVLRSVSPLPAESIPISKARGRVLAIDVRAPGPQPPFDRSAMDGFALRSVDTESASSRRPVALAIVGTIGAGHSSRVGLQPHTTLRIMTGAPLPSGADAVVRVELVHERNGMASIGRSVAPGNDVRQRGSDFRKGERILQQGSMLGPAEVAMLALLDQTRVKVHRRPKVGVLSTGDELGEVGRKRAFGHIPDSNRYALLAQVESAGCIPDDAGRCRDDTRLLQKRLTALARACDFIVTTGGVSAGDFDVVKLLFREIGGVDLYRIPMKPGRPQAFGTVRGVPYFGLPGNPVSCMVVFDFLVRPALSRMAGRRQLDPMTIPAIAECDFTHKSRHWEFPRVIAEQRDGQWRLRPTRSQRSSDLKSMTDADGYAVLPPDQDAPRRGGTVQFVPFAT
- a CDS encoding molybdenum cofactor guanylyltransferase, coding for MTRRMEEIAGLVLIGGRSERMGRDKALLELGGRPLWQIAANTLSPLVGCVLLVGNVNVPGTGSATRRIDDDPPGLGPLGGIVTGLEKSGCAHHLVLAVDYPMVTLEFLRLLLDSADGFQAVCGQSATHLEPLVAYYHADCAPVARTMIDSGEIRTHKLFERVRSRIITGPEYGAVDPQRRSLINVNTPDDLKRVSVLMADE
- a CDS encoding chloride channel protein yields the protein MNFSISDKLPVDPKWLLPWSRHWWRPTGPTALIALAVLVGLMTGVGASIFIWLVETSREFFFGYSRELLTKTVPFDWRFWVPIVPLVGGLLVGPIVYYFAREARGHGVPEVMDAVARRGGLIRPRVAAAKGVASAICIGSGGSAGREGPIVQIGSAIGSMIGQRFRMSADLVKILVGCGAAGGIASVFNAPIAGVLFSLEVILGDFGIGAFAPVIIASVVSSVVSHALLGNNPAFSMPKYALVSAWEIPLYALLGVLAAFTARAFVRILYKGEDLFEKLPIPGVLKPAAGGLLLGLLGLSFPQVFADGYQTITQVLAGEGVLWLLAVLVVAKMIATTLTLGSGNSGGIFAPSLFMGTCLGGGFGQLVHGWFPAVTATPGAYAAVGMGAVVAAATHAPMTALMIIFEMTRDYQIILPLMVATVVATMIAMRMAPESIYTLKLLRRGIVLRQGRDINVLARHHVSEVMQKDFATILQTMRVPEILRELESSGQSDFMVVDDQGRLVGVVGFQDLRVVLAKPEIDTLVIASDIMRPVRYKLYPDHHLTEAWDLFRPDEVGAVPVVDRQDEGRIVGIVTRGAITAFYNRCLVEDMAPMGPTFHPTIRS
- a CDS encoding carbon-nitrogen hydrolase family protein: MVVSVAALQFPVGVPLGLEDLLYLFRRKPDFICLPEYFAVRRDAESHRDGTDSIRQQLDFYSQVSRDLQCVLIGGTIAHPAEGGFANIATVFDSGEPVGFYQKMNPTDHEKRRGIIPGDEYKTFDVRGLRIGVLICADVLTGDSFAAMAEMGADMIFAPTVSPYRTGDTVFAKQKRDQEIFVAGARRASAYVVKTCGIGTIFGGRLQGRSGIFAPWGILKNVTPDSEDKKLVLTEALDIAEIREFAGQVRTLSEREAPSPALIAQQSHS
- a CDS encoding 3-isopropylmalate dehydrogenase, encoding MIPIPHRIAVIGGDGIGPEVTAEAVKVVRAVAKAGGFAVEFEEFPHGTDHYLATGELFPDDLRERIRTTKDAVLLGAIGDPRVEPGLVERPIIMGMRFGYDLYVNLRPIKLYAEHLCPIKGKTPADVDIVVVRENTEDLYAGLGGILKRGTPDEVAVAEMIFTRKGCERVIRYAFETARKRAKQKKVTLVDKANAIRAMDIWTRTFAEVGAEYPDIEQDHAYIDAACMWMIKNPEWFDVVVVSNIFGDILTDLGAMVQGGMGIAASGNIHPGQISMFEPIHGSAPRYKGKNVANPLGAIAAGAMMLDYLGEAKAAQKIEHAIEQLLVTRKIPSLGADSGLSTSQIGDLVCETIVS
- a CDS encoding transposase, with product MPRRSYNIPGHAHLLTFSCFHKHQFLTDDKVRRHLADSIDLTRRLENFTLWAYVLMPDHVHLLVHPGSDVYSIPRILNRIKSPVAHHFVHEWKETAQQRLRLMLARQGKRVVHRLWQAGGGHDRNLTDWDAIANAMDYIEWNPVRLGLVAEPTDWTWSSARSRAGHSDVPLVIDIVAEAARLIDTELCKP